ATGACAGGTCAGGTAAGTACCGACGTTTTTGATCATCGTTACCAAAGTAAACGATTGGCAAGGAACCAATCCCTACATGAGCACCGTGGCTTAGTCCAAAGCTACGTGCACGTGCCATTTTTTCCGTAATTAACGCGGAACTCATTTTATCAAGCCCAAGTCCCTCATATTCTTCAGGAACATCTGCACCTAATAGCCCTAATTCTCCTGCTTCTTTTAACAGGCGAACAGAATGGTCAAAATGATGATGTTCAATCTCTTCCAAATGAGGCAACACCTCATTAATGACGAATTCTTCTGTAGTTTTTGCAATCATTTTCTGTTCTTCTGTATAATCCTCTGGAGTAAATACATCTTCTGCTAAACCTGTCTCGATCAAAAAGCTTCCACCGCGTACAATTTCTTTTACATCTGCCATGTCAATTTCTCCTTTCCATATTTAACAAGCATGATTCATGCTTTCATCTTTTTTACTTACAGAATCTCAAACACCCCAGCTGCTCCCATACCGCCACCGATGCACATTGTTACAACACCGTATTTTGACTGACGTCGTTTCATCTCATTGAGTAGAGATACCGTTAATTTGGCACCTGTGCATCCCAAAGGATGTCCTAATGCGACTGCACCACCATTAACGTTCACCTTCTCAGCATCAATGCCTAGCTCACGAATAACGGCTAAAGATTGCGAGGCAAATGCTTCGTTTAACTCAAACAAATCTACATCTTGGATGCTAAGTCCAGCCTGCTTCAGGGCTTTTGGAACAGCAACAACCGGGCCAATTCCCATCACATCAGGATCAACACCACCTACCGCAAAGGAGTGAAATCTAGCGATTGGCTTAATACCCAATTCATCTGCTTTTTCTCTAGACATCACTAGAACGGCGGCAGCCCCATCGCTAGTTTGGGATGAGTTACCCGCTGTAACGCTACCTTTTACATGAAAGGCTGGTCGTAATTTTCCTAAGGTTTCAACATTTGTATCAGTACGTACACCTTCGTCCGTATCAAATACAAATTCTTTCTCATGACGCTTACCGTTGTCATCTACATATACCTGCTTCACTGGTACTGGGACGATCTCATCTTTAAACTTACCAGCCGCAATAGCAGCAGCCGCACGCTGATGGCTTCTTACCGCGAATTGATCCTGATCCTCACGGCTAATGCCATAACGCTGAGCTACTCTCTCTGCCGTATGTCCCATGCCCATGTAGGCTTCTGGCATCGTGTCTACCAAAGTTGGGTTCAAAGCTACCTTATTACCAACCATCGGTACAAGACTCATGCTTTCTACACCACCTGCAATGATGACATCAGCACCACCGCACATGATTTGTTGAGCTGCATAAGCGATACTTTGTAAACCAGATGAACAAAAACGGTTTATCGTAATCCCTGATACATTGGTCGGCAGTCCAGCACGAAGACCGATTAAACGAGCCATGTTGGTTCCTTGTTCCGCTTCTGGCACTGCATTCCCAATAATAATATCCTCAATCAACGCCGGGTCCAGATTCGGAACACGGCGAAGCAAATCCTCTACGACATATGCGCCCAGATCAACTGGATGAACATCCTTTAATGAGCCGCGCTTTGACTTACCTACAGCCGTACGTGCTCCTGCCACGATGACTACTTCTCTCATGCTTTCTCCTCCTTCTTTTCCGACGCTTGTTTAGTTACGCAACGGTTTTCCCTTAGCAAGCATATGTTGCATGCGCTGTTGTGTCTTTTGTGTTTTGATTAATTCAAGGAAGCCCTGGCGCTCAAGTTCAAGAATATACGTTTCGTTAACCTGCGTACCTGCTGGGACATCTCCCCCAGACATGATCCGAGCAATTTTCGTTGCAATTAATTCGTCGTGCTCACTGATCATGCCACTTTCACGCAATCCATAAATGTTTTGACGTAATGAGGCATATCCTGTCGTTCCGATAGCTGGAATCTTGCGTTCAACAGGAGCTGTATATCCTCGTTTATCAAGCTCTAGTACTGCTTGTTTAGCATCATATAATAGATGATCCTGATTTATAGAAACACGATCGGTTGGACGCATATAACCTAATTTAATGGCTTCCTTACCGCTAGTGGATACCTTAGCCATGGCAATTGTCTCAAATGCACGTGCCACAAATGGGAAAGCATCGACAGGAGTAGGAGTTCCACTCGGAATGTTTTCCATCGCCCTAAATAACATTTCTTTTGTACCACAAGCTCCAGGCAATACCCCAACACCTACTTCAACAAAGCCAAGATAGGTTTCCGCCGCTAATTGCACCTGGTCAGCCATATAACAAATCTCTACTCCGCCACCAAGCGTCATTCCGAACGGCGCGGCTACTACAGGACGAGGCATTGTACGTATTCGGTTAACGGTGTTGTGGAATTTCTTAGCCAGCATATCTAGCTCAAACCAGTTTTCATCTTGTGCTTCCATTAAAGCCATCGCTAAGTTTAGGCCAACACAAAAGTTCTTGCCTTGGTTTCCGATAACCATGCCGGTAAAGTTTTTCTCTACCTCATCTGCTGCCTTGTTGAACATTTGTAAAATATCCACACCAAGTGCATTATGCGGCGTAGTAAATTCAAAGCAAGCTACTCCATCACCTAGATCAATTAAGGACGCACCTGCATTTTTGACAATCACTTTGCCCTGTTCTTTTAGAGCAGCTAGATTAATGATTTCTTTTTTCTCTTCTAACTCCCTAAAGGCCCCGCCAATATGGAAAGCCGTTACCTTGCCTTCAGTTTGTTCATAGAAGGAGGTTTTGCCACTAGCTAGTAGCTCCTCTACCAACGCTGGAATCGTTTCGCCCTCTTCTCTCATACGAGCCACTGATTTCTCAAGACCTATGGCATCCCATGTTTCAAAGGGACCTA
This is a stretch of genomic DNA from Brevibacillus laterosporus DSM 25. It encodes these proteins:
- a CDS encoding acetyl-CoA C-acetyltransferase — its product is MREVVIVAGARTAVGKSKRGSLKDVHPVDLGAYVVEDLLRRVPNLDPALIEDIIIGNAVPEAEQGTNMARLIGLRAGLPTNVSGITINRFCSSGLQSIAYAAQQIMCGGADVIIAGGVESMSLVPMVGNKVALNPTLVDTMPEAYMGMGHTAERVAQRYGISREDQDQFAVRSHQRAAAAIAAGKFKDEIVPVPVKQVYVDDNGKRHEKEFVFDTDEGVRTDTNVETLGKLRPAFHVKGSVTAGNSSQTSDGAAAVLVMSREKADELGIKPIARFHSFAVGGVDPDVMGIGPVVAVPKALKQAGLSIQDVDLFELNEAFASQSLAVIRELGIDAEKVNVNGGAVALGHPLGCTGAKLTVSLLNEMKRRQSKYGVVTMCIGGGMGAAGVFEIL
- a CDS encoding 3-hydroxyacyl-CoA dehydrogenase/enoyl-CoA hydratase family protein, whose amino-acid sequence is MERKINKAAVLGSGVMGAGIAAHLANVGIPTYLLDIVPRELTEDESKKGLTLDNPAVRNRIAQAGRDRLLKEKPAPLYDKDSISLITVGNLEDDLDKLKEVDWIIEVVVENVDVKKQVFAKIEAYRKPGAILSSNTSGVSINEMSQDCSEEFKKSFLGTHFFNPPRYLKLLEIIPGEHTDPALVEFMMHFGEFVLGKGTVLCKDTPNFIANRVGTYGLQVSIQEMLRLELGADEVDALTGPVIGRPKSATFRTLDVVGLDTYVHVAKNVRDKATDEAEKAMFEIPELLTKMVENRWLGQKTGQGFFKQEKTAAGKEIVVLDTNTLEYKPRVKAKFASLEAAKQAKTLPQKLQAIVYGKDKGSEFLWNVLKKTMLYAAAKVPEIADDIVSVDKAMRWGFGWELGPFETWDAIGLEKSVARMREEGETIPALVEELLASGKTSFYEQTEGKVTAFHIGGAFRELEEKKEIINLAALKEQGKVIVKNAGASLIDLGDGVACFEFTTPHNALGVDILQMFNKAADEVEKNFTGMVIGNQGKNFCVGLNLAMALMEAQDENWFELDMLAKKFHNTVNRIRTMPRPVVAAPFGMTLGGGVEICYMADQVQLAAETYLGFVEVGVGVLPGACGTKEMLFRAMENIPSGTPTPVDAFPFVARAFETIAMAKVSTSGKEAIKLGYMRPTDRVSINQDHLLYDAKQAVLELDKRGYTAPVERKIPAIGTTGYASLRQNIYGLRESGMISEHDELIATKIARIMSGGDVPAGTQVNETYILELERQGFLELIKTQKTQQRMQHMLAKGKPLRN